One region of Rattus norvegicus strain BN/NHsdMcwi chromosome 13, GRCr8, whole genome shotgun sequence genomic DNA includes:
- the Myoc gene encoding myocilin precursor has protein sequence MPSCAYCCSCGPKMPALQLLFLACLVWGMGARTAQFRKANDRSGRCQYTFTVASPSESSCPREDQAMSAIQDLQRDSSIQHADLESTKARVRSLESLLHQMTSGGVTGTQEVQEGLQGQLGALRRERDQLETQTRDLEVAYNNLLRDKSALEEEKRQLEQENKDLARRLEGSSQEVARLRRGQCPSTHHPSQDMLPGSREVSQWNLDTLAFQELKSELTEVPASQILKNQSGHPRSKEGDKGCGVLMWVGEPVTLRTAETITGKYGVWMRDPKPTHPYTQETTWRIDTVGTGIRQVFEYSQISQFEQGYPSKVHVLPQALESTGAVVYAGSLYFQGAESRTVLRYELNTETVKAEKEIPGAGYHGQFPYAWGGYTDIDLAVDESGLWVIYSTEENRGAIVLSKLNPENLELESTWETNIRKQSVANAFVICGILYTVSSYSSVHATINFAYDTNTGISKTLTIPFKNRYKYSSMVDYNPLERKLFAWDNFNMVTYDIKLSEM, from the exons ATGCCCTCCTGTGCATACTGCTGCAGCTGCGGTCCCAAGATGCCAGCTCTCCAGCTGCTGTTTCTGGCCTGCCTGGTATGGGGAATGGGGGCCAGGACAGCACAGTTCCGAAAGGCCAACGATCGGAGTGGTCGATGCCAGTACACCTTCACTGTGGCCAGCCCCAGTGAATCTAGCTGCCCAAGGGAGGACCAGGCCATGTCAGCCATCCAGGACCTTCAGAGAGATAGCAGCATCCAGCATGCAGACCTAGAGTCCACCAAGGCCCGGGTCAGATCCCTGGAGAGTCTCCTCCACCAGATGACCTCAGGCGGAGTTACTGGGACCCAGGAGGTCCAGGAGGGGCTACAAGGCCAGCTGGGTGCCCTGAGGAGAGAGCGGGACCAGCTGGAGACCCAAACCAGGGATCTGGAGGTAGCCTATAAcaatctcctgagagacaaatcagctttggaggaagagaagaggcagcTGGAACAAGAGAATAAAGATTTGGCCAGGAGGCTAGAAGGCAGCAGCCAGGAGGTAGCAAGGCTGAGGAGAGGCCAGTGTCCCTCAACCCACCACCCCTCTCAGGACATGTTGCCAGGCTCCAGGGAAG TCTCTCAGTGGAATTTGGACACGTTGGCTTTCCAGGAACTGAAGTCAGAACTAACAGAGGTTCCTGCTTCCCAAATCTTGAAGAATCAATCTGGTCATCCCAGGAGCAAAGAGGGAGACAAAG GATGTGGAGTGCTAATGTGGGTAGGAGAGCCAGTCACCCTGAGGACAGCTGAGACAATCACTGGAAAGTATGGAGTATGGATGAGAGACCCCAAGCCCACTCACCCCTACACCCAGGAGACCACTTGGAGGATTGACACGGTTGGCACAGGCATCCGCCAGGTGTTTGAGTACAGTCAGATAAGCCAGTTCGAGCAGGGCTATCCTTCAAAGGTCCATGTGCTCCCCCAGGCACTGGAAAGCACAGGTGCTGTGGTGTATGCAGGGAGCCTGTATTTCCAGGGTGCTGAGTCCAGAACTGTGCTCAGGTATGAACTGAACACAGAAACAgtgaaggcagagaaggaaattCCTGGAGCTGGCTACCATGGACAGTTCCCATACGCATGGGGTGGCTACACAGACATAGACTTAGCTGTGGATGAGAGTGGCCTCTGGGTCATCTATAGCACagaggaaaacagaggagccataGTCCTCTCCAAATTGAACCCAGAGAACCTGGAACTTGAGAGTACCTGGGAGACCAACATCCGTAAGCAGTCTGTGGCTAATGCCTTTGTTATCTGTGGCATCTTGTACACGGTGAGCAGCTACTCTTCAGTCCATGCAACCATCAACTTTGCCTATGACACTAACACTGGGATCAGCAAGACCCTGACCATCCCATTCAAGAATCGCTACAAATACAGCAGCATGGTCGACTACAACCCCCTGGAGAGGAAACTCTTTGCCTGGGACAACTTCAACATGGTCACCTATGATATCAAGCtctcagagatgtga